A portion of the Streptomyces sp. YPW6 genome contains these proteins:
- a CDS encoding response regulator transcription factor, translated as MSVLLEQPASLVAYRPNKPTAMVVVADPRVRSTVTRHLWALGVRDVIEASSIAEARPRVGNPRDICIADVHLPDGSGLTLLSETRAAGWPNGLALSAADDIGAVRNALAGGVKGYVVTGTRTNIGHPTRPGVAPIGANAARMHRRPPGSPSHPGGYRELSGREVEVLRLVAEGQSNKAIGVSMGLSALTVKSHLARIARKLGTGDRAGMVAVALRTGIIH; from the coding sequence GTGTCCGTTCTCCTTGAGCAGCCCGCAAGCCTGGTCGCCTACCGCCCGAACAAGCCGACGGCCATGGTCGTCGTGGCCGACCCGCGCGTCCGTTCCACCGTCACCCGCCATCTGTGGGCCCTCGGAGTACGTGACGTCATCGAGGCGTCGTCCATCGCGGAGGCACGTCCCCGCGTCGGCAACCCGCGCGACATCTGCATTGCCGACGTCCATCTGCCCGACGGTTCCGGGCTGACCCTGCTGTCCGAGACCCGTGCCGCAGGCTGGCCCAACGGTCTCGCCCTCTCCGCCGCCGACGACATCGGCGCCGTTCGCAACGCCCTCGCGGGCGGCGTGAAGGGCTACGTCGTCACCGGCACACGCACCAACATCGGACACCCCACCCGCCCCGGCGTCGCCCCCATCGGCGCCAACGCGGCCCGGATGCACCGCAGGCCTCCCGGTTCCCCGAGCCACCCGGGCGGCTACCGCGAGCTGTCCGGACGCGAGGTGGAGGTGCTCCGCCTGGTCGCCGAAGGCCAGTCCAACAAGGCCATCGGCGTCTCGATGGGCCTCTCCGCCCTGACCGTCAAGTCCCACCTCGCCCGCATCGCCCGCAAGCTCGGCACCGGAGACAGAGCCGGAATGGTCGCCGTCGCCCTGCGGACCGGCATCATCCACTGA
- a CDS encoding DUF3000 domain-containing protein, producing MAPAQGQFSDHSDGVEGKDRTEEGPPVPPAFLAAVDALRSARLRPELEVEATRPPRRLAPHAYALEAAVVDGEEDLADGRLVLLHDPAGHEAWQGAFRLVTLVRAELEPEMAADPLLPEVCWSWLTGALDARGLSYGEAGGTVTRAGSHYFGALSARRPATQIEIRASWTPKESRGGVPDTGSHLVAWGDLLCQIAGLPPSDLSDAAVVTLPQRRGPQAP from the coding sequence ATGGCTCCGGCTCAGGGACAGTTTTCCGATCATTCCGACGGCGTTGAAGGCAAGGACCGCACGGAGGAGGGCCCACCCGTGCCTCCCGCGTTCCTGGCGGCGGTGGACGCGCTGCGCTCGGCGCGGCTGCGGCCGGAGCTGGAGGTGGAGGCGACCCGGCCGCCCCGGCGTCTCGCGCCGCACGCGTACGCCCTGGAGGCGGCGGTGGTGGACGGCGAGGAGGATCTCGCGGACGGCAGGCTGGTCCTGCTGCACGACCCGGCGGGGCACGAGGCGTGGCAGGGCGCGTTCCGGCTGGTGACCCTGGTCCGTGCGGAGCTGGAGCCGGAGATGGCGGCGGACCCGCTGCTGCCGGAGGTGTGCTGGTCCTGGCTGACGGGTGCGCTGGACGCCCGGGGCCTGTCGTACGGGGAGGCCGGCGGGACGGTGACACGCGCCGGATCGCACTACTTCGGTGCGCTGTCCGCGCGCCGTCCCGCGACGCAGATCGAGATCCGCGCCTCGTGGACGCCGAAGGAATCGCGCGGCGGCGTCCCGGACACCGGGTCGCACCTGGTGGCCTGGGGCGATCTGCTGTGCCAGATCGCGGGGCTGCCGCCGTCCGATCTGTCGGACGCGGCGGTGGTGACCCTGCCGCAGCGGCGTGGTCCGCAGGCGCCGTAA
- the hemQ gene encoding hydrogen peroxide-dependent heme synthase — MSAPETVTSSKSPNAGKKAKDLNEVIRYTLWSVFKLRDVLPLDRAGYADEVQELFDQLAAKDITVRGTYDLSGLRADADLMIWWHAETSDELQDAYNLFRRTRLGRALDPVWSNMALHRPAEFNKSHIPAFLADETPRDYISVYPFVRSYDWYLLPDEDRRRMLADHGKMARGYPDVRANTVASFSLGDYEWILAFEADELYRIVDLMRHLRASEARLHVREEVPFYTGRRKSVADLVAGLA; from the coding sequence ATGAGTGCTCCCGAGACTGTGACATCCAGCAAGAGTCCGAACGCCGGCAAGAAGGCCAAGGACCTCAACGAGGTCATCCGCTACACCCTGTGGTCGGTCTTCAAACTGCGCGACGTGCTCCCGCTCGACCGCGCCGGATACGCCGACGAGGTGCAGGAGCTCTTCGACCAGCTCGCGGCCAAGGACATCACCGTCCGGGGCACCTACGACCTGTCCGGGCTGCGGGCCGACGCGGACCTCATGATCTGGTGGCACGCCGAGACCTCGGACGAGCTCCAGGACGCGTACAACCTCTTCCGCCGCACCAGGCTGGGCCGCGCGCTCGACCCGGTCTGGTCGAACATGGCGCTGCACCGCCCCGCCGAGTTCAACAAGTCGCACATCCCCGCGTTCCTCGCCGACGAGACGCCCCGCGACTACATCAGCGTCTACCCCTTCGTCCGGTCCTACGACTGGTACCTGCTGCCCGACGAGGACCGCCGCCGCATGCTCGCGGACCACGGCAAGATGGCCCGGGGCTACCCGGACGTCCGCGCCAACACCGTCGCCTCGTTCTCGCTCGGCGACTACGAGTGGATCCTCGCCTTCGAGGCGGACGAGCTGTACCGCATCGTCGACCTGATGCGTCACCTGCGCGCCTCCGAGGCACGGCTCCACGTGCGCGAGGAGGTCCCGTTCTACACGGGCCGCAGGAAGAGCGTCGCAGACCTGGTGGCCGGGCTCGCATAG
- a CDS encoding alpha/beta hydrolase, with protein MRTAALYTSIGSLVLSALAAAPAGAWERPGTAEARGTAIAAARATAAGIDFVACPEEEMLPDSLKCGTVKVPLDYAEPDGPQLELTVSRTPATGPAEERQGAFVYNPGGPGASSITFPLAGELPEWKEIAEAYDLVGYAPRGVNGSSDPLSCQDPAAYTKGPTDAPTHPTREDKERRVARAQAYARGCAEHAGETLRHYTSLNNARDLDVLRAALGESRLTFMGASYGTYFGALYATLFPSHVRRMVFDSAVDPDPEQIWYRSNMGQSLAFEARWEDFRRWVARHDDVYHLGTTPEAVQRRYDEVRAELAVKPAGGKIGPGQLHSAFLGAGYYDDYWAMRATALSEYVRGNPEPLVAQASPRAVAAKDNENAQAVYTAVECNDAPWPEDFAVWDRDHTELARVAPFETWDNAFANLPCAFWPAPRQRPLDVRVGWGELPPVLILAAERDAATPYQGALELRKRLPGSSLVTERDAGTHGIGGAGNACVDDHLRRYLLTGEVPGRGADCAAHPEPNPVSLD; from the coding sequence GTGAGAACTGCTGCGCTGTACACATCGATCGGCTCCCTGGTCCTGTCCGCCCTCGCCGCCGCTCCGGCGGGCGCCTGGGAACGCCCCGGTACCGCCGAGGCCCGGGGCACCGCGATCGCCGCCGCCCGGGCCACGGCCGCCGGCATCGACTTCGTCGCCTGCCCCGAGGAGGAGATGCTCCCGGACTCGCTGAAGTGCGGCACGGTGAAAGTGCCCCTCGACTACGCGGAGCCGGACGGGCCGCAGCTCGAACTGACCGTCAGCCGGACCCCCGCCACCGGTCCGGCCGAGGAGCGGCAGGGCGCGTTCGTCTACAACCCGGGCGGCCCCGGCGCGTCCAGCATCACCTTCCCGCTGGCCGGGGAGCTGCCGGAGTGGAAGGAGATCGCCGAGGCGTACGACCTGGTCGGCTACGCCCCGCGCGGAGTGAACGGCTCCTCCGACCCGCTGAGTTGCCAGGACCCCGCCGCGTACACGAAGGGCCCGACCGACGCGCCGACGCATCCGACCCGGGAGGACAAGGAGCGGCGCGTCGCCCGTGCGCAGGCGTACGCGCGGGGCTGCGCGGAGCACGCGGGCGAGACGCTGCGGCACTACACCTCGCTGAACAACGCCCGGGACCTGGACGTGCTGCGGGCCGCGCTCGGCGAGAGCCGGCTGACGTTCATGGGGGCCTCGTACGGGACGTACTTCGGGGCGCTGTACGCGACGCTGTTCCCCTCCCACGTACGCCGCATGGTCTTCGACTCGGCGGTCGATCCGGACCCGGAGCAGATCTGGTACCGCTCCAACATGGGCCAGTCGCTGGCCTTCGAGGCGCGCTGGGAGGACTTCCGGCGCTGGGTCGCCCGGCACGACGACGTGTACCACCTGGGGACCACCCCCGAGGCGGTGCAGCGGCGCTACGACGAGGTGCGCGCCGAGCTGGCGGTGAAGCCCGCGGGCGGCAAGATCGGGCCGGGGCAGCTGCACTCGGCGTTCCTGGGTGCGGGCTACTACGACGACTACTGGGCGATGCGGGCGACGGCGCTGTCGGAGTACGTCCGGGGCAATCCGGAGCCGCTGGTCGCGCAGGCGTCCCCGCGCGCGGTGGCGGCGAAGGACAACGAGAACGCGCAGGCGGTGTACACCGCCGTCGAGTGCAACGACGCGCCCTGGCCGGAGGACTTCGCGGTCTGGGACCGCGACCACACGGAGTTGGCGCGCGTCGCGCCCTTCGAGACCTGGGACAACGCCTTCGCGAACCTGCCGTGCGCCTTCTGGCCCGCTCCCCGGCAGCGGCCGCTGGACGTCCGCGTCGGCTGGGGCGAGCTGCCGCCGGTGCTGATCCTGGCGGCGGAGCGGGACGCGGCGACCCCGTACCAGGGGGCGCTGGAGCTGCGGAAGCGGCTGCCCGGGTCGTCGCTGGTGACGGAGCGGGACGCGGGGACGCACGGCATCGGCGGGGCGGGGAACGCCTGTGTCGACGATCATCTGCGCCGGTATCTGCTGACCGGCGAAGTGCCGGGGCGGGGCGCGGACTGCGCCGCGCACCCGGAGCCGAACCCGGTGTCGCTGGACTGA
- the hemE gene encoding uroporphyrinogen decarboxylase translates to MSANDSPSGQQTTTSASLDAVRDATHDSAFLKACRREPVPHTPVWFMRQAGRSLPEYLKVREGIAMLDSCMMPELVAEITLQPVRRHKVDAAIYFSDIVVPLKAIGIDLDIKPGVGPVIAEPIRTRADLARLRDLTPEDVPYVTEAIGILTAELGATPLIGFAGAPFTLASYLVEGGPSRNHERTKAMMYGDPQLWADLVDRLAEITGAFLKVQIEAGASAVQLFDSWVGALAPADYRRAVLPASAKVFDAVAPYGVPRIHFGVGTGELLGLMGEAGADVVGVDWRVPLDEAARRVGPGKALQGNLDPAVLFAPTPAVEAKTREVLDAAAGLEGHIFNLGHGVMPNMDPDALTRLVGYVHEQTAR, encoded by the coding sequence GTGAGTGCCAACGACAGCCCTTCGGGCCAGCAGACGACGACCTCCGCCAGCCTCGACGCGGTTCGCGACGCCACCCACGACTCGGCGTTCCTGAAGGCCTGCCGCCGTGAGCCCGTGCCGCACACCCCGGTCTGGTTCATGCGCCAGGCGGGACGCTCGCTGCCGGAGTACCTGAAGGTCCGCGAGGGCATCGCGATGCTCGACTCCTGCATGATGCCGGAGCTCGTCGCCGAGATCACCCTGCAGCCCGTCCGCCGCCACAAGGTCGACGCCGCGATCTACTTCAGCGACATCGTGGTGCCCCTGAAGGCCATCGGCATCGACCTCGACATCAAGCCCGGCGTCGGCCCCGTCATCGCCGAGCCGATCCGCACCCGCGCCGACCTCGCCCGGCTGCGCGACCTGACCCCCGAGGACGTCCCGTACGTCACCGAGGCCATCGGCATCCTCACCGCCGAGCTGGGCGCCACCCCGCTCATCGGCTTCGCCGGGGCCCCGTTCACGCTCGCCAGCTACCTCGTCGAGGGCGGCCCCTCGCGCAACCACGAGCGCACCAAGGCCATGATGTACGGCGACCCGCAGCTCTGGGCCGACCTCGTGGACCGGCTCGCGGAGATCACCGGCGCCTTCCTCAAGGTCCAGATCGAGGCCGGGGCGTCCGCCGTCCAGCTCTTCGACTCCTGGGTCGGCGCGCTGGCCCCCGCCGACTACCGCCGCGCGGTGCTCCCCGCCTCCGCGAAGGTCTTCGACGCCGTCGCCCCCTACGGAGTCCCCCGTATCCACTTCGGCGTCGGCACCGGCGAACTGCTCGGCCTGATGGGCGAGGCCGGAGCGGACGTCGTCGGCGTCGACTGGCGGGTCCCGCTGGACGAGGCCGCCCGCCGCGTCGGCCCCGGCAAGGCGCTCCAGGGCAACCTCGACCCGGCCGTGCTCTTCGCCCCCACCCCGGCTGTCGAGGCGAAGACCCGCGAGGTGCTGGACGCCGCCGCCGGGCTGGAGGGGCACATCTTCAACCTGGGCCACGGCGTCATGCCGAACATGGACCCGGACGCGCTCACCCGCCTCGTGGGGTACGTCCACGAGCAGACCGCGCGCTGA
- a CDS encoding FAD-dependent oxidoreductase, whose product MAAERLVVIGGDAAGMSAASQARRLKGPDALEVVAFERGRHTSYSACGIPYWVSGDVAARDDLIARTPEEHRQRDIDLRMRTEVTELDVAGQRVRALDRESGKAYWTGFDKLVIATGARPVRPALPGMDAAGVHGVQTLDDGQALLDSLDALRSGEGPRRAVVVGAGYIGVEMAEAMLKRGFEVTVLNRGEQPMATLDPDMGRLVHEAMDGLGITTVNGAAVTKILTGTDGRVTGVATDAGTWPADVVVLGIGVEPETELARAAGLPVGPHGGLLTDLAMRVVGHDTIWAGGDCVEVLDLVAGRTRHVALGTHANKHGQVIGSNVGGGYGTFPGVVGTAVSKVCDLEIARTGLREKDARAAGLRWVTATIESTQRAGYYPGAKPMTVKMIAELRTGRLLGVQIVGREGSAKRVDVAAVALTAGMTVEQMTALDLGYAPPFSPVWDPVLVAARKTVAAVRGAGS is encoded by the coding sequence ATGGCAGCGGAGCGACTGGTGGTCATCGGCGGTGACGCGGCGGGCATGTCCGCCGCGTCACAGGCCCGCAGGCTGAAGGGGCCGGACGCGCTGGAGGTCGTCGCCTTCGAGCGCGGCCGCCACACCTCGTACTCCGCCTGCGGCATCCCGTACTGGGTGAGCGGCGACGTGGCGGCCCGGGACGACCTGATCGCCCGCACCCCCGAGGAGCACCGGCAGCGGGACATCGATCTGCGGATGCGGACCGAGGTGACCGAACTGGACGTGGCCGGGCAGCGGGTACGGGCGCTGGACCGGGAGAGCGGGAAGGCGTACTGGACGGGCTTCGACAAGCTCGTGATCGCCACCGGGGCCCGTCCGGTGCGCCCGGCGCTGCCGGGGATGGACGCGGCCGGGGTGCACGGGGTGCAGACCCTGGACGACGGGCAGGCGCTGCTGGACTCGCTGGACGCGCTGCGCTCGGGAGAGGGGCCGCGGCGGGCGGTCGTGGTGGGCGCGGGCTACATCGGCGTCGAGATGGCCGAGGCGATGCTCAAGCGGGGCTTCGAGGTGACCGTCCTCAACCGGGGCGAGCAGCCGATGGCGACGCTCGACCCGGACATGGGGCGCCTCGTGCACGAGGCGATGGACGGCCTGGGCATCACCACGGTCAACGGGGCGGCCGTGACGAAGATCCTCACCGGGACCGACGGCCGGGTCACCGGAGTGGCGACGGACGCGGGGACCTGGCCGGCGGACGTGGTGGTCCTCGGTATCGGGGTGGAGCCGGAGACGGAGCTCGCCCGTGCGGCGGGGCTGCCGGTGGGGCCGCACGGCGGGCTGCTGACGGACCTGGCCATGCGGGTCGTGGGCCACGACACCATCTGGGCGGGCGGCGACTGCGTGGAGGTCCTGGACCTGGTGGCGGGCCGCACCCGGCACGTGGCGCTGGGCACCCACGCCAACAAGCACGGCCAGGTGATCGGTTCCAACGTCGGGGGCGGCTACGGCACGTTCCCCGGTGTGGTCGGTACGGCGGTGAGCAAGGTCTGCGACCTGGAGATCGCCCGGACCGGGCTGCGGGAGAAGGACGCCCGCGCGGCCGGGCTGCGCTGGGTCACGGCGACGATCGAGTCGACGCAGCGGGCGGGGTACTACCCGGGGGCGAAGCCGATGACGGTGAAGATGATCGCGGAGCTGCGGACGGGTCGGCTGCTCGGGGTGCAGATCGTGGGCCGCGAGGGGTCGGCGAAGCGGGTGGACGTGGCGGCGGTGGCGCTGACGGCCGGGATGACGGTGGAGCAGATGACGGCGCTCGACCTCGGGTACGCTCCGCCGTTCTCCCCGGTCTGGGACCCGGTGCTGGTCGCCGCCCGCAAGACGGTGGCGGCGGTACGGGGCGCGGGGAGCTGA
- a CDS encoding ribonuclease D yields MTDAQETAADTSLRTTGGAPPDDVAPAPIPLLEPREGIPPVVTSGDALDRVIAAFATGTGPVAVDAERASGYRYGQRAYLVQLRREGAGSALVDPVGCPDLSGLGTALSGAEWILHAATQDLPCLRDIGMTPTSLFDTELAGRLAGFPRVGLGAMVENVLGYALEKGHSAVDWSTRPLPEPWLRYAALDVELLIDLRDALEEELDRQGKLEWAREEFDAIAAAPPAPPRKDPWRRTSGMHKVRRRRQMAVVRELWTTRDQVAQRRDVSPGKVLGDAAIVEAALALPVDVKALTALPGFGHRMGRRQLEQWQAAVERAKALPESALPQPGQQPAGPPPPRSWADKDPAAAARLSAARTAVSALAERLRMPQENLITPDTVRRICWEPPKNPTPGAVEDTLAGYGARSWQIQQVAPLLVRALDATA; encoded by the coding sequence GTGACCGACGCCCAAGAGACCGCAGCAGACACTTCACTGCGAACCACCGGGGGCGCTCCCCCGGACGACGTCGCCCCGGCGCCGATCCCCTTGCTGGAGCCACGCGAGGGCATTCCCCCGGTGGTGACGTCCGGCGACGCCCTCGACCGGGTGATCGCCGCCTTCGCCACGGGCACCGGCCCCGTGGCCGTCGACGCCGAGCGCGCCTCGGGATACCGCTACGGCCAGCGCGCCTACCTCGTGCAGCTGCGCCGCGAGGGCGCGGGCAGCGCCCTGGTCGACCCGGTCGGCTGCCCCGACCTCTCCGGCCTCGGCACCGCGCTGAGCGGCGCCGAGTGGATCCTGCACGCCGCGACCCAGGACCTGCCGTGCCTGCGGGACATAGGCATGACCCCCACCTCGCTGTTCGACACCGAGCTGGCCGGACGGCTCGCGGGGTTCCCGCGCGTGGGCCTCGGCGCGATGGTCGAGAACGTCCTCGGTTACGCCCTGGAGAAGGGCCACTCCGCGGTCGACTGGTCCACCCGCCCGCTGCCCGAGCCCTGGCTGCGCTACGCCGCGCTCGACGTGGAGCTCCTGATCGACCTGCGCGACGCGCTGGAGGAGGAGCTGGACCGGCAGGGGAAGCTGGAGTGGGCCCGCGAGGAGTTCGACGCCATCGCCGCCGCACCGCCGGCCCCGCCCCGCAAGGACCCCTGGCGACGCACGTCGGGCATGCACAAGGTGCGCCGCCGCCGTCAGATGGCCGTCGTCCGGGAGCTGTGGACCACCCGGGACCAGGTCGCCCAGCGCCGCGACGTCTCTCCGGGCAAGGTGCTCGGCGACGCCGCGATCGTCGAGGCCGCGCTCGCACTGCCCGTCGATGTGAAGGCCCTGACCGCTCTGCCGGGATTCGGCCACCGCATGGGACGCCGCCAGCTGGAGCAGTGGCAGGCGGCCGTGGAGCGGGCCAAGGCTCTGCCGGAGTCGGCGCTGCCGCAGCCGGGTCAGCAGCCCGCCGGGCCGCCCCCGCCGCGCTCCTGGGCCGACAAGGACCCGGCCGCCGCCGCCCGGCTCTCGGCCGCCCGCACGGCGGTCTCCGCGCTGGCGGAACGCCTCCGCATGCCCCAGGAGAACCTGATCACCCCGGACACCGTGCGCCGGATCTGCTGGGAGCCGCCGAAGAACCCGACCCCGGGCGCGGTCGAGGACACCCTCGCCGGATACGGGGCGCGGAGCTGGCAGATCCAGCAGGTCGCCCCGCTCCTGGTCCGGGCCCTGGACGCCACCGCCTGA
- the hemG gene encoding protoporphyrinogen oxidase, with protein sequence MQRSQQRAETPPGHVVVIGGGIAGLAAAHHLVATGLRVTLLEATDRLGGKLMTGEVAGVQVDLGAESMLARRPEAVDLAGAVGLAGRLQPPATATASLWTRDALRPMPTGHVMGVPGDPAVLGEVLSPEGLARIAEERDLTPTAVGDDVAVGAYVADRLGREVVDRLVEPLLGGVYAGDAYRISMRAAVPQLFEAVKEGGPLLDGVRRIQERVAARQQTGPVFQGIAGGIGTLPAAVGDAVRAGGGEIVTETPVLGLTRTAAGWAVRTDTRTIAADGIVLATPAWSAGTLLAAESPAASAELSGVEYASMALVTLAFRRTDIEAYEALRGRSGFLVPPVDGHTIKASTFSSNKWQWVADAAPDLFVLRTSVGRYGEEEHLHREDGELVAVSLRDLAAATGLTARPVDTEVTRWIGGLPQYPVGHLARVARIRDEVAKLPALRVCGAVYDGVGIPACIASARRAADEIASEIIATPTLVRGTGSEAGQ encoded by the coding sequence ATGCAGCGTTCTCAACAGCGTGCGGAAACGCCCCCGGGGCACGTCGTCGTCATCGGCGGCGGCATCGCCGGGCTGGCGGCCGCCCACCACCTGGTCGCCACCGGCCTGCGGGTCACCCTCCTGGAGGCGACGGACCGGCTCGGCGGCAAGCTCATGACCGGCGAGGTCGCGGGCGTCCAGGTCGATCTGGGGGCCGAGTCGATGCTCGCCCGGCGCCCCGAAGCGGTCGACCTGGCCGGGGCGGTGGGCCTGGCCGGCCGGCTCCAGCCGCCCGCCACCGCCACCGCCTCGCTCTGGACGCGCGACGCGCTGCGCCCCATGCCGACGGGCCACGTCATGGGTGTCCCCGGTGACCCGGCGGTCCTCGGCGAGGTGCTGTCCCCCGAGGGCCTGGCGCGGATCGCCGAGGAGCGCGACCTCACCCCGACCGCCGTCGGCGACGACGTCGCGGTGGGCGCCTACGTCGCCGACCGGCTCGGCCGCGAGGTCGTGGACCGGCTGGTGGAGCCCCTCCTCGGCGGGGTCTACGCGGGCGACGCCTACCGGATCTCGATGCGCGCCGCCGTGCCCCAGCTCTTCGAGGCCGTCAAGGAGGGCGGCCCGCTGCTCGACGGTGTGCGCCGCATCCAGGAGCGGGTCGCCGCCCGGCAGCAGACCGGCCCCGTCTTCCAGGGCATCGCGGGCGGCATCGGCACCCTCCCGGCCGCCGTGGGCGACGCCGTACGGGCCGGAGGCGGCGAGATCGTCACCGAGACCCCCGTCCTCGGCCTGACCCGTACGGCAGCGGGCTGGGCCGTCCGCACCGACACCCGGACCATCGCCGCCGACGGCATCGTCCTGGCCACCCCCGCCTGGTCCGCGGGCACCCTGCTGGCCGCCGAGTCCCCGGCCGCCTCCGCCGAGCTGTCCGGCGTCGAGTACGCCTCCATGGCCCTGGTCACCCTGGCCTTCCGGCGCACCGACATCGAGGCGTACGAAGCCCTGCGCGGCCGCTCCGGCTTCCTGGTGCCGCCGGTCGACGGCCACACGATCAAGGCGTCCACGTTCTCCAGCAACAAGTGGCAGTGGGTCGCCGACGCCGCCCCCGACCTGTTCGTGCTCCGCACCTCCGTCGGCCGCTACGGCGAGGAGGAGCACCTCCACCGCGAGGACGGGGAGCTCGTCGCCGTCTCCCTGCGTGACCTCGCCGCCGCCACCGGCCTCACCGCCCGGCCCGTCGACACCGAGGTCACCCGCTGGATCGGCGGCCTGCCGCAGTACCCCGTCGGCCATCTGGCCCGGGTCGCCCGCATCCGCGACGAGGTCGCCAAGCTGCCCGCCCTGCGGGTCTGCGGCGCGGTCTACGACGGGGTCGGCATCCCCGCCTGCATCGCGAGCGCCCGGCGCGCGGCCGACGAGATCGCGAGCGAGATCATCGCCACGCCGACCCTGGTTCGGGGCACGGGGAGCGAGGCGGGACAATAG
- a CDS encoding DUF4349 domain-containing protein: MQRRNTSGRSFVRARAALVAGSLGLLIAVGGCGASGDAADSGVRAAKGGAAPREGFADEGGAAASAAPEEGADDKPAGKKAAPKAGATHVIRTATLSVEVKSVTRAVAAARGAAEGAGGLVASEETERLDDGSETSHLVLRVPQERFEEVLRELAGSGKLLSRTSNAKDVTDQVVDVESRIATQRASVARVRELMDRAERISDVVALEGELSSRQSDLESLLAQRESLKDRTSLATVTLDLTPPDAPGDDGEKDDDPGFLDALEGGWDAFVTMLRWIAVVFGATFPFVLAAALVAGVWRVLRQRAARRAAPAVTAAPAGKDGAPDS; the protein is encoded by the coding sequence ATGCAGAGGCGGAACACGAGCGGGCGGTCGTTCGTCCGCGCACGCGCGGCACTTGTGGCCGGGTCGCTCGGCCTGCTGATCGCCGTCGGCGGCTGCGGGGCGTCGGGCGACGCGGCGGACAGCGGCGTGAGGGCGGCGAAGGGAGGGGCGGCACCGCGCGAGGGGTTCGCGGACGAGGGCGGGGCGGCCGCCTCCGCCGCTCCCGAGGAGGGGGCGGACGACAAGCCGGCCGGGAAGAAGGCGGCGCCGAAGGCGGGGGCCACCCATGTGATCCGTACGGCCACGCTCTCCGTCGAGGTGAAGAGCGTGACCCGGGCCGTGGCCGCCGCGCGGGGTGCGGCGGAGGGGGCGGGGGGCCTGGTGGCCTCGGAGGAGACCGAGCGGCTCGACGACGGCTCCGAGACCTCGCACCTGGTGCTGCGGGTGCCGCAGGAGCGGTTCGAGGAGGTGCTGCGCGAGCTGGCGGGTTCCGGGAAGCTGCTGTCGCGCACCTCGAACGCGAAGGACGTCACCGACCAGGTGGTGGATGTGGAGAGCCGGATCGCCACCCAGCGCGCGAGTGTGGCGCGGGTGCGGGAGCTGATGGACCGGGCGGAGAGGATCAGCGATGTGGTGGCCCTGGAGGGTGAGCTGAGCAGCCGTCAGTCCGACCTGGAGTCGCTGCTGGCCCAGCGTGAGAGCCTGAAGGACCGGACCTCGCTGGCGACGGTCACGCTGGACCTGACGCCGCCGGACGCCCCGGGCGACGACGGGGAGAAGGACGACGACCCCGGGTTCCTGGACGCGCTGGAGGGCGGCTGGGACGCGTTCGTGACGATGCTGCGGTGGATCGCGGTGGTGTTCGGGGCGACGTTCCCCTTCGTGCTCGCGGCGGCCCTGGTGGCCGGGGTGTGGCGGGTGCTGAGGCAGCGCGCGGCGCGTCGGGCCGCCCCGGCGGTCACGGCGGCCCCGGCCGGGAAGGACGGTGCCCCGGACTCCTGA